One Candidatus Saccharibacteria bacterium RAAC3_TM7_1 genomic region harbors:
- a CDS encoding putative membrane protein (RAAC3_TM7_1_262), translating into MKKQIKTSLRRYNIFAGFIHLAQGIAVLMLSKEFLLPVSGSFLQFNPTSQSLEQTTTTLFDVSLPWLIALFFFLSAVAHFSIASFYNRQYVRLLAQGINKARWIEYAISASVMMVAVSLLVGVYDFMSLVMIFSLVAIMNLMGLVMEVHNQTTKKTNWLSFWVGCLAGIIPWAVIAFYMWLGADQGAKAPDFVYWIFVSIFIFFNCFAVNMVLQYKKVGPWKNYLYGEFMYILLSLVAKSLLAWQVFAGTLRP; encoded by the coding sequence TAGCGGTGCTTATGTTGAGTAAAGAGTTCCTTTTGCCGGTGAGTGGTAGCTTTCTTCAATTCAACCCAACCTCCCAAAGCCTTGAACAGACAACGACAACCCTCTTTGATGTCTCGTTGCCCTGGCTCATAGCCTTGTTCTTCTTCTTGTCGGCAGTGGCGCACTTTAGTATCGCCAGCTTCTATAACCGGCAGTACGTCAGATTGCTCGCGCAGGGCATCAACAAAGCCCGCTGGATTGAGTATGCAATTTCGGCGAGCGTCATGATGGTTGCCGTTAGCCTGTTGGTTGGTGTGTATGATTTCATGAGTCTTGTGATGATCTTTAGCCTCGTGGCAATAATGAACCTCATGGGGCTTGTGATGGAAGTTCACAACCAGACGACTAAGAAAACAAATTGGCTTAGCTTCTGGGTAGGTTGTTTGGCAGGAATTATTCCTTGGGCGGTGATTGCATTTTATATGTGGCTCGGTGCCGACCAGGGGGCAAAAGCGCCTGATTTTGTATATTGGATATTCGTATCAATCTTCATTTTCTTTAACTGTTTTGCTGTCAATATGGTGCTGCAATACAAAAAAGTTGGCCCTTGGAAAAATTACCTATATGGTGAATTCATGTATATCCTACTGAGCTTGGTAGCCAAGTCTCTATTGGCCTGGCAGGTATTTGCCGGCACACTGCGTCCGTAG